The genomic region GTCGAGGTGCATGTTCTGCGCGTTCTACCGCGATGCCGATGCGGCGGACGCCTATCTGCTGGACACTGAAACGATCATGATGAAGATCCAGGAGCTGGTGGACCAGGGGGGAACCCAGCTCCTGATGCAAGGGGGGCTTCACCCCTCGCTCGACATCGCCTGGTTCGAGGAGCTCTTCCGGGAGATCAAGCGCCGCTTCCCCGGGGTGCAGAACCACTCGCTCTCCCCGGCCGAGGTGACACAGGTGGCGAAGCTCTCCGGGCTCGGCATCGCCGAGACCCTTACGCGGCTGAAGCAGGCAGGGCTCGACTCCATCCCCGGAGGGGGGGCAGAGATACTGGTCGACAGCGTCCGTGCCGAGATCTCCCCGAAGAAGATCGGCTGGCAGGGGTGGGCGCAGGTCATGCGCGAGGCGGCCCGATTGGGAATGCCGACTACGGCGACCATGATGTTCGGCAGCCGCGAGCGCGCCGAGGACATAGTCGAGCACCTGTTTAGGGTGCGCGCCCTGCAGGAGGAGGGGGGGAGCTTCACAGCCTTCATCCCCTGGACCTATCAGCCGGGAAATACGGAGCTTGGGGGGGAGGGGGCCAGCGGCGTCGAGTACCTGAAGGTGCTGGCCCTGTCGCGCATCGTGCTCAGGAACGTCCCCAACGTGCAGGCAAGCTGGGTGACCCAGGGAGCCAAGATGGCGCAGGTCGCGCTTTTCTTCGGCGCCAACGACCTGGGCGGCACCATGCTGGAGGAGAACGTGGTGGCGGCCGCCGGCTGCCGCTTCCGTATGTCGCGCGAAGAGATGATCACGCTGATCCGCGGCGCAGGTTTCACCCCGGTGCGGCGTACCACCCTGTACCAGGAACTGGAGCGATACTGACAGCACCGCCTCCGGGTAACGTGTGAGGTAACCTCTTCGCGGTTAACTGTGATTGCTGCCCCGCAGGGATATCAGCTGTTCGTTGTCAATTGTCAATTGTCCATTGTCAATTGCCTCTGCCTCTTGTTATATTCACCTATCTTTTGCCCTGAAAGGAGTCGCCATGATCGCCCTGCGGGAAAACATCGCAGAAATGGCGGGCTACGTCCCCGGTTTCCAGCCACTGGATGTGGATTCGTACATCAAGTTGAACACCAACGAGAACCCGTACCCCCCCTCGCCGAAGGTGTTGGAAGCGATCGCGCGGGAAGTCGGAGAAGGGCTGCGCCGCTACCCCGACGCCGCGAGCCGGCTGGCACGTGAAGAGGCGGCGAAGGTATACGGCTTCGATCCTTCCTGGATCATCATGGCCAACGGCTCCGACGAGGTCCTCAACAACCTTATTCGAGCCTGTGCCGGCGAAGGCGAGGAAATCGCCTTCATAAACCCCTCTTACTCGTATTACGGCACCCTTGCCGAGGTCCAGGGGGCGCGCGTCAGGACCTTCGGGCTCACCGAAAACTTCGAGCCGGAAGGGATCCCGGAGCATTACGATGGCAAGCTCTTCTTCCTGACCAACCCCAACGCGCCGCTCGGTTTCACCTACAGCCAGCGCTACATAGCCGACCTGGCAGGGCGCCTCTCCGGGGTCCTGGTGGTGGACGAGGCCTACGTTGACTTCGCCGAAGAGAGCTCGCTGGAGCTCGTGCGCAGCTTCGATAACGTCGTGGTCACCCGCACCTTCTCCAAGAGCTACTCGCTGGCAGGGATGCGGCTCGGCCTCGCCATCGCCCGCCCGGAGGTGATCGCGGCGCTGAACAAGATCCGGGACCATTACAACCTGGACCGGCTGGCGCAGGCCGCGGCCGCCGCGGCGCTCGCGGACCAGCCGTATTTCCTGGAGTGCGTGAGAAAGATCAAGGAAACCCGCGCCTGGTTCACCAGGGAACTGGAGCAGCTGGGTTACCAGGTGATACCGTCCAGCGGCAATTTCGTCTTTGCAAGCCCCCCCGACCGGGACGGAACCCGCATCTACCAGGGGCTTTACGACAGGAAGATCCTGGTGCGGCACTTCACCGACCCGAAGCTGGCCCATGGTCTCAGGATCAGCATCGGCTCAAGAGAAGAGATGGAGCGGACTGTCATGGCGCTGCGCGAACTGGGACCCGGGCGCTAGCGAGGGACTTTCTCCCTGTGCCGGAAGAATAATTTTTACACTAACTGGCACCTTCCACTTGTACTGAAAGTGAAAAGGTTGTAATCTTTGCGGCTGGGCGCTGTCATGGTGACAGTCAGACCCCGGCCTCATCGATAACCATGAAAGCATTAAATAGATGCAGAAACGGATGGGAACTTTTGCAGAAGAAAAATAATGTGACAAACCCCGCAGCGGCGCATCTGGTCACCGATCAAAAGACTTTAGACGAACTCGTCGAGCGGCTCTCCAAGGAGTCGGTCCTTGCCTTTGACCTTGAGGCGGACTCCCTCCATCACTATACAGAGAAGGTATGCCTGATCCAGGTCTCCTCCGCATCGGAAGACCGCCTGATCGACCCGCTCGCCCCCATAGACGTCAAGGTGCTGGCGCCCATCTTCGCCAACCCCGCCATCAAGAAGATCTTCCACGGCGCGGATTACGACATGCGCTCGCTTTACCGGGATTTCGGCATCGAGGTGGTGAACCTGTTCGACACCATGATCGCCAGCCAGTTCCTGGGCGAGAGCGAGTTCGGCCTCGCGGCGCTTCTGAAGAAGAGGTTCGGGGTCGAGCTGGACAAGCGCTACCAGAAGGCCGACTGGAGCAAGCGTCCCTTCTCCCAGGAGATGCTCGACTACGCCATGAAGGACACCTCCCTCCTGATCGAGCTTTACCGCCAGTTGGAGGCGGAGCTGAAGCAGAAGGGGAGGCTCGCCTGGGTCGAGGAGGAGTCGGAGCTCGTGGCAGGGGTCCGTTCCCCTTCCCGCGAGGGGGAACTGATGTGCCTGCGCTTCAAGGGGGCCAGCAAGATGAAGCCGCGCGAACTCGCCGTCCTGGAGGAGCTTTTGCGCTTCCGCGACGAGAAGGCGCGCCTGGCAGACGTCCCCCCGTTCCGGATCCTCAGCAACGACCTCTTGCGGGAGCTGGCCGAAAAGCAGCCGAGGAACAACTTCGAGTTGGTCGGCATCCACACCATGTCCTCGAAGCTGATCGAGAGGCTGGGACGCGGGCTGCTGCAGGCGATAGCGAACGGTCTGGCGGTCCCCCAGGACAAGCTGCCGCAGGTGCAGTCCGGCCGCCGTCCGGTCCTGGACCGGCTGCAGGACGAAAGGGTGAAGCGGCTGAAAGTCTGGCGCGAGGCGAAGTCGGCGCAGCTGGGCCTCGGCATCGGCCTGGTCGCCAACAACACCCTCCTGGAGGCGCTGGCGGAGCCGGGCTCCCAGAACATATCCCTTTTGAAGCGCTGGCAGCGCGAGGCGTTCGGGGACGAGCTGGCCTCGCTCATCTCCTGACGCCGGCGCTGGCGCAGCATATCGGGCGGGCTCCCTTCGAGGGGGCCCGCCTTTTTTCGTATTTAGATTAGAGCGCCTTGTCCTCGCCCCTTACTGTTGTATATATATGGTGCTGTGGCGCCGGTCAGGAGACTGGGCCGGAGGAGGCGCGGGATGTCCCTTTACGTCGGAACCAGCGGTTACTCGTATAAGGAATGGAAGGGGATCTTCTATCCCGCGGAGCTCCCGGAGCGGCAGATGTTGCACTACTACGGCGGGGTGTTTCGAAGCGTCGAGATCAACAACACCTTCCACCGCATGCCGACCCAGGCCCTTTTGCAATCGTGGTCGCAGGAGGTGCCTGTGGGTTTCAAGTTCGCGCTCAAGGCGCCCCAGCGCATCACCCACTTCCAACGCCTGAAGGGGGTGGACGACTCGGTGTCGTACCTCTTCGACGTGGCCGGTAGCCTCGGGGAGCGGCTGGGGCCGGTGCTCTTCCAGCTCCCGCCGAGCCTGAAGAAGGACCTCCCCCTGCTGCGGGACTTCCTGGCGCTCTTGCCGCCGGGGGCGCGTGCCTCGTTCCAGTTCCGGCACCGCTCCTGGATGGACGACGAGGTGTTCCAGCTTTTGCGGCGCAACGACGCGGCACTTTGCATAGCCGATCTGGAAGACGAGGTAGAGACGCCTGCGGTGTCGACGGCGACCTGGGGGTACCTGAGGCTCAGGCGCGCCGAGTATGCAGAGAAGGAGTTGCGGCGATGGGCAGAGCTGGTAGCAAGGCAGGATTGGCGGGACGCCTTCGTCTTCTTCAAGCACGAGGATTCGGCGCAGGGGCCGCTCCTGGCTAAGAAGTTCCTGGAACTGGTGGGGGCGGGCCAAGAAGAACTGGGGACGGCTGAGCGGTCCCGGTAACAGTGCGTTTTCAGCGGTGAGCTAAGATCAGGCGGGAGGGGATATGAACATTGCAACCATTTGGGGCATCGCCAAGGTAGCGGCAACGAGGATCCCGTGGGGTCGGGTGATGGAGAACATACCGGCGGTGGTTGATCTGGCCGAGCGCGCCAAGGGGCGTTTCCGAGGGCAAGGCGGGGGGGACATCGAGGCAAGGCTCAGGCACCTGCAGGAGGAAAACCGCAGGCTGGAGCAGGCGCTGTTGGAGACCTCGGGGCACCTGCAGCAGACCATCAGGACCATGAAGGTCGTGGTGGCCCGGCAGAAGATGCTGATGAGCGCTACGGCGGTGTCGCTTCTGACCGCGATCGCGGCACTGGTGGCGGCGCTGGGCTAGAGAGCGGCTACCCCATGTCCCCCCAGTGGAACTGCAGTATGGCCAGCATAGCGAGACCCGCGGTCTCGGTGCGCAGGATCCTCTTTCCCAGCGTCACCGGGGTGAACCCCGCCGCCAGCGCCTGACGCACCTCCTCCGGGGCCAATCCCCCCTCCGGTCCCACCACCACCGCCACGGTTTGCGGCGCGGCGAAGGCGCCGAAACAGTCATGCAGGGTCGTCTTTTCTTCCCCCTCGTAAAGAAGCAGCTTCACCTCGTGGCTTGATGCCGCCAGCACCTCGGTGAGGGTCCCCCCCAAGGCCACCTTGGGGAAGGAAACCCGCCCGGACTGCCGGGCGGCTTCCTGCATGATCTTCTCGTAGCGTGCCAGGCGGGCAGCACTTTTATCCCCGCGCAGCTTCACCACCGAGCGCGCCGCGTCGAAGGCGACTACCTCGGCCACCCCCAGCTCGGTGCATTTCTGCAGGATCAGGTCTAGCTTCTCCCCCTTGGGCATACCCTGCAGCAGCGTCACCCGCAGCCCCGGCTCCTCTTTGGGAGCGGCGGCGCTGGCGCTGATGCGCACGGTGAGGCTTTTAGCCCCCACCTCCTCGACCGTCCCTTGGTGACGGGCGCCCCCGTCTTCGATCAGCTCCACCTCGCTCCCTTCCTTGAGGCGCAGCACGCGCGCCATGTGGCGGTAAAGCTCACCGGTGATGGTCACGCAGTCGCCGCAGACGGCGTTGTCGCCCAGAAAGAAGCTCCGCATGGGCTACAGCGGCTTCCTGAAGCTGAGGCAGGACCACTCCAGCTCCTTCGGGTTTTCCACCAGTTCAAGGGAAGTGAACGCGGCGCAGACGAACTCCTCCTTCTCGGTCAGGATGCCGGAGAGGATAAGCCATCCGCCAGGCGCCACGCGTGCGGTGAGCTCGGCGGCAAGACGTACCAGCTCCTCGGCTAGGATGTTGGCGACCACCACCTGGAAACCCCCCGGGAGCTGTTCCAGGCTCGTGGTGGAGGCGGCGACCCGGTCGGCCACTCCGTTCAATTCCAGGTTCTCGATGGTGACCCGGACCGCTTCGGGATCGATGTCTACCGCGACGATCTCCTCCGCGCCCAAAAGGGCGGCTGCGATGCTGAGGACGCCGGAGCCGGTGCCGACGTCGAGGACGGGGCCGGGGAGCTTGCCGCCGATGGCGCCGAAAGAGATCCGCTCCAGCGCTTCCAGGCACATCTTCGTGGTGGGGTGGGCGCCGGTCCCGAAAGCCATGCCGGGGTCTATCTGGATCACCAGGTCCCCCTCCTGCTTCCGATACTCCTCCCAGGTCGGCTTGATCACGAGCCTTTGCCCGATGCGCACAGGTTTGAAGTGGACCTTCCAGTTGTTGGCCCAGTCCTCGTTCCTGATCACCGTCACCACGGGAGGGGCATAGACGTAGCTGGGGAAGGAGGGGCCGGTCTGGGCCAGGAACTGCTCGACACGGATGCGCATCTCCTCCAGCGAGTCGTCGAGCGGGAGGTAACCCTTCACGCTTTTCAAGGGGGTGTCCTCGAGGGTGTCGAGGGAGAAAGTGTCCAGGTGCAGGTTGTCGATCCCGACGCCGTTGCCGGTCAGCTCCACCAGGAAGTCGGCGAGGGTGTCGACCATTTCGGAGGGTACTTCACAGGCGATTTCAGCCCAGTCAGTAGTCATAATGAGTTTGCAGCTCCTTTTCTTAGACAAAATGTCGGCATAAAGTAGCAGAAAAATAAGGGAAATGGCAATGAAAACCTTGACATCGAACAAAAGTGCGGCAGTAATTATAATTAAAATTTTTCTGGGGGCTGCCGATAAGGACTTCCAGAAACTTTTCCCATTAAATTTTAGTTTTGCCTAAAATAAAAAAACATGGTATATATCTAATGAATTTGGTGGGGATGCCGATAAGCCCCAGTAAGAGCAGGAGTTTGGGGTGATTAAGATGTACCACGTGTACCTTTTATCGGATGCTACCGGCGAGACGGTTGAGCGTGTGGCTCGGGCCGCACTGACCCAGTTCAGGGATGTCGACATACGCCTGCGCCGAGTGGGGCAGATCAGGAACCGGGAGGACGTTCTTCGGGCGCTGGACGAGGTGGACCGGGCGCCGGGGATCATCTTCTATACCCTGGTCAACACGGAGCTGGCGCAGTTCGTCAGGAACGAAGTCGAGGCGAGGCAGTTGGAGGCGGTGGACCTCATTACCCCTCTTCTCTACAAGCTGGCGGAATTCCTGGAGATGCGGCCGCAGAAGCTGCCGGGCCTGCAGTACGAGATGAACTCTGAGTACTACCGGCGCATGGAGGCGGTGGATTTCACCGTGAAGCAGGACGACGGACAGGAACCACGCAACCTGCACAAGGCGGACATAGTCCTGATCGGCGTTTCCCGCTCCTCAAAAACGCCGCTCTCCATGTACCTGGCTCACAAGGGGTACAAGGTAGCCAACGTGCCGATCATTCAGGGGATCGACCCCCCGACCGAGCTGGAGGACGTAGAGCCTGAGAGGGTGGTCGGCCTGATCATCGACACGCAGCGGCTGGTGGATATCCGCAGCGCCCGTTTGCGCAACCTGCGCCAGAGCCCGCGCGGAAGCTACGCGGACTACCGGCAGGTGGAAGAGGAGCTTGCTTACTGTCGCAGGTTCTACCGCGCACACCCCGCATGGCTGGTGATAGACGTGACCAACAAATCCGTGGAGGAGTCTGCGGCGGAAATATTAAGCAGACTTCATGGTGATATTAGGCACGATTAGAGGTCGACATATTAACAAAGAGAGGAAATCAACATGAGAATTTTGGTAGTTGAAGATGAGAAGAAGGTCGCCAGCTTCATCAAGCGCGGTCTGGAGGAGGAGCAGTACGAAGTCCATACGGCCGCGGACGGAGAGGAAGGGCTCAAGCTTGCGCTCGAGAAGCCGTTCGACCTGATCGTGCTTGACTGGATGCTCCCCAAAAAGGACGGCCTTTCCGTCCTTAAGGAGCTGAGGGAGCGGAAGAATCTGACTCCGATCCTGATGCTGACCGCCAAAGATTCCGTGGAAGATA from Citrifermentans bremense harbors:
- a CDS encoding ribonuclease D produces the protein MQKKNNVTNPAAAHLVTDQKTLDELVERLSKESVLAFDLEADSLHHYTEKVCLIQVSSASEDRLIDPLAPIDVKVLAPIFANPAIKKIFHGADYDMRSLYRDFGIEVVNLFDTMIASQFLGESEFGLAALLKKRFGVELDKRYQKADWSKRPFSQEMLDYAMKDTSLLIELYRQLEAELKQKGRLAWVEEESELVAGVRSPSREGELMCLRFKGASKMKPRELAVLEELLRFRDEKARLADVPPFRILSNDLLRELAEKQPRNNFELVGIHTMSSKLIERLGRGLLQAIANGLAVPQDKLPQVQSGRRPVLDRLQDERVKRLKVWREAKSAQLGLGIGLVANNTLLEALAEPGSQNISLLKRWQREAFGDELASLIS
- the prmA gene encoding 50S ribosomal protein L11 methyltransferase, translated to MTTDWAEIACEVPSEMVDTLADFLVELTGNGVGIDNLHLDTFSLDTLEDTPLKSVKGYLPLDDSLEEMRIRVEQFLAQTGPSFPSYVYAPPVVTVIRNEDWANNWKVHFKPVRIGQRLVIKPTWEEYRKQEGDLVIQIDPGMAFGTGAHPTTKMCLEALERISFGAIGGKLPGPVLDVGTGSGVLSIAAALLGAEEIVAVDIDPEAVRVTIENLELNGVADRVAASTTSLEQLPGGFQVVVANILAEELVRLAAELTARVAPGGWLILSGILTEKEEFVCAAFTSLELVENPKELEWSCLSFRKPL
- a CDS encoding pyruvate, water dikinase regulatory protein; the encoded protein is MYHVYLLSDATGETVERVARAALTQFRDVDIRLRRVGQIRNREDVLRALDEVDRAPGIIFYTLVNTELAQFVRNEVEARQLEAVDLITPLLYKLAEFLEMRPQKLPGLQYEMNSEYYRRMEAVDFTVKQDDGQEPRNLHKADIVLIGVSRSSKTPLSMYLAHKGYKVANVPIIQGIDPPTELEDVEPERVVGLIIDTQRLVDIRSARLRNLRQSPRGSYADYRQVEEELAYCRRFYRAHPAWLVIDVTNKSVEESAAEILSRLHGDIRHD
- a CDS encoding 16S rRNA (uracil(1498)-N(3))-methyltransferase produces the protein MRSFFLGDNAVCGDCVTITGELYRHMARVLRLKEGSEVELIEDGGARHQGTVEEVGAKSLTVRISASAAAPKEEPGLRVTLLQGMPKGEKLDLILQKCTELGVAEVVAFDAARSVVKLRGDKSAARLARYEKIMQEAARQSGRVSFPKVALGGTLTEVLAASSHEVKLLLYEGEEKTTLHDCFGAFAAPQTVAVVVGPEGGLAPEEVRQALAAGFTPVTLGKRILRTETAGLAMLAILQFHWGDMG
- the mqnC gene encoding cyclic dehypoxanthinyl futalosine synthase; the protein is MLKTITEKVAAGAAITREEALWCLTEAELLAVGRLADSIRRAMHPDGCVSFVVDRNVNYTNVCESRCMFCAFYRDADAADAYLLDTETIMMKIQELVDQGGTQLLMQGGLHPSLDIAWFEELFREIKRRFPGVQNHSLSPAEVTQVAKLSGLGIAETLTRLKQAGLDSIPGGGAEILVDSVRAEISPKKIGWQGWAQVMREAARLGMPTTATMMFGSRERAEDIVEHLFRVRALQEEGGSFTAFIPWTYQPGNTELGGEGASGVEYLKVLALSRIVLRNVPNVQASWVTQGAKMAQVALFFGANDLGGTMLEENVVAAAGCRFRMSREEMITLIRGAGFTPVRRTTLYQELERY
- the hisC gene encoding histidinol-phosphate transaminase, translating into MIALRENIAEMAGYVPGFQPLDVDSYIKLNTNENPYPPSPKVLEAIAREVGEGLRRYPDAASRLAREEAAKVYGFDPSWIIMANGSDEVLNNLIRACAGEGEEIAFINPSYSYYGTLAEVQGARVRTFGLTENFEPEGIPEHYDGKLFFLTNPNAPLGFTYSQRYIADLAGRLSGVLVVDEAYVDFAEESSLELVRSFDNVVVTRTFSKSYSLAGMRLGLAIARPEVIAALNKIRDHYNLDRLAQAAAAAALADQPYFLECVRKIKETRAWFTRELEQLGYQVIPSSGNFVFASPPDRDGTRIYQGLYDRKILVRHFTDPKLAHGLRISIGSREEMERTVMALRELGPGR
- a CDS encoding DUF72 domain-containing protein, whose translation is MSLYVGTSGYSYKEWKGIFYPAELPERQMLHYYGGVFRSVEINNTFHRMPTQALLQSWSQEVPVGFKFALKAPQRITHFQRLKGVDDSVSYLFDVAGSLGERLGPVLFQLPPSLKKDLPLLRDFLALLPPGARASFQFRHRSWMDDEVFQLLRRNDAALCIADLEDEVETPAVSTATWGYLRLRRAEYAEKELRRWAELVARQDWRDAFVFFKHEDSAQGPLLAKKFLELVGAGQEELGTAERSR